The segment ATTTGATATTATTCCATATCCACATCTTCTTATATATTCTTTTTCTGAATTTGTCCATTGTTTTACTTTTTTCATCCAAAAAGGTGTTCTTGATATTAATGATGAAAAATAATCAGCAAGTACATAATAATTTATATCTTTTATCCATTTGTTTATTTGATATTCAGTCATTAGTTTAGGATCGGCTATCATAGTTGCCAGTATTTGAGCATCAGGTATTTCTGTTTTCCAAAGCTCCCAAGATAATTCATGGTCTTTTTTTATATTTTTTTGAATTTCTTTTATATCTTTAAAACTTACACCCAAAGTTTTATTTCCAGAACCATGTTTTATATATATTTTTTTGTTTTGTTCTGTGCCTCTTTCTTGCATTATGGCTAAAACATCTCCGGAGGTCATTTTTATCCGCTCCTCATATTATAATAATATTTTAATATTATCTTAAATATATTATAACATATTTTAGCCTTTATTTTTATCTTTAATTAACAAAAAATATTTATGGATTTATATATCAGAAAAGTAATGTCCTTTTGTTGTGCTTGCCAATATTTCTTCTTCATATTCTAAATTATAATTTTCATTGAATATTAAATCAGAGAATAATGAATAAGTTTTTTCTATTTCGGATTTTTTTTCATTTGTAAAGAATAATCTGTATTTTTTTATGCCTTTTTCTTTCATTTCATTTATTTTATTGTATAAGTTTAATGGGAATGAATTTAATACATGCATTCTACATTTTAAGTCTGTTATTATTGGAAATTCATAATATTTTTTATCTATTAAAGAATAGTCACTTTCCTTACATAAGTTGCATTTTGGTTTATCTGGACCTGATTGACTTGATATTGCACAATATTTACTTATCATTGCTGGTATTCTTCCATAAATTATTACTTCATAGTCTATGTCGGTGTTTTCTACAAATCTTTGCATTTGATAAATATTCATTTCTGGTGATAAAGTTATTTTTTTGATGTTTTCATTGTTCCATATTTTGTGTGAATAACTATTGAATATGTTAAAAGAATAATCAAGTATTATTTGTTTGTTTTTGAATATGTTTATTAGTCCTGGATTTCCAACCATGATTTTATCTGAATTTATATTTTGTTTTTTTATTTCTTCTATTTCATCATTTTCTGTTATTCTGGAATATGCTGGAATTGTATTTTCTTTTAAGTTATAGTTTTTGAAATTATATAAATAAGTATTTCCTCTATCATTATTTATAAACTGTTCTGGATTTATTATGCTCATGTTTAATTCTAAGGCATTTTCAGATCTTGATTTTTTTATAAGATTAAAATTTTTAATTTCTTTTGAATAAGATAATCTTTTTTTGTCGAGTTCTTCTATGGCATTTCTTCTCAATTCATTTATTTTAGATATTGGTATGAATATATCTTCATCGCCTTTTATTATTATACTGTTTGCGAAATAAGGTGTGTTTCCAAGTTTAGAGATATTTTTTTCAATATTTTCTTTTGAAGTAGGTTTTTTTTCTGATTTTTCAACTATAAAATCACTTTTTTGATTTATTTTTAAATTTTTGTATTTTAAAATTAATTCTATGGGATTATTTTTTATTATTGTCATTTCTATATTTAAAGGTACTTTTAAATCTTCATCATAACTTTTTTTTGCTTTATCATTTAGTTTTTCATCGTATGTCTTGTTTATAATTAAATTTTTGTCCATAAAAAATTTGAAAGGTATTTCAACTATTTCATCTTTTTGTGCATTTTGAACTTCTTTATCATCTATATAGATTTTATCTATACGAGTTCCTTTGTTTGTATTTATAGGATCTATAACTTCTATGCCATCTTTTAGATTTAATTCTCTTATTAATTTTATTTTTAAAAGTTTTTTATAGCTATCATAAGAAATTGTTCTGCCTAATTCTAAGCCTCTATTATCTGGTCTATTTGTGTTTACTATTTCATTTCCATATTCATTGAAAGTATATCCTTTTGTAAAGGTTCTATTGAATATTTGAGTGATATCCTCTATATCTTTGTTTGAAAGTTTATTTGTGTTTTCATAATATGAATCGATAGCTTTTCTATAAGCATTTACTACAGTCGCTACATATTGTGGTTTTTTCATTCTTCCTTCAATTTTAAAAGATTTTATACCACTTTTTATTAATTGAGGTATTTTATCTATTGTGTTTAAGTCACGAGTTGAAAGTATATAAGCATCTTTTATTATTTTATCTTCTTTTAATTTTACAAGTGAATATTGCATTCTACATGGTTGGGCACATTTTCCTCTATTTCCACTTCTTCCACCTATTAAACTGCTCATTAGACATTGACCAGAGTAACTTACACATAAAGCTCCATGAATGAATGTTTCTATTTCTATATCTACATTGTTTATTATATTTTCTATATCCCTTAATGATGTTTCTCTAGCGGGTATTATTCTTGTAAAACCGGCTTCTTTTAATAATTTAGCTGTTTGAGTGTTGTGTACAGACATTTGAGTACTCGCATGTATTGGAAGATCTGGATATCTATTTTTTATTATATAGGCTATAGTTGTATCTTGAACTATTATTGCATCTGCATTTATTGAGTAGATATAATCAAGATATTTTATTGCTTTATCGATTTCAAAGTCATTTATTAATGTATTGAATGTAATATGTACTTTTTTATCTCTTAAATGGGCATAATTTATTGCCATTTTTAATTCATCATCATCAAAATTATTTGCAGAAGATCTTGCATTAAAAGATTTTCCACCAAGATAAACGGCATCAGCTCCATTTGAAAATGCAGCTTTCATAGATTCAAAATTACCTGCAGGTGCAAGTAGTTCAACTTTCATTAAAATCACTCCTATTAATAAATATACATATTATTATACATCAAAGAAATTTTATTTTAAAGATATTATTTTAAGTTTTTCTGTTATTATTAATATGATAATATTTTTTAGGGGGCGCTTTAAATGAATGTTGAAAGAATTGGAAATCGAGGTTATATATTTGATTTTAATGAATATGAAACGACTTTAACTGATACAATAGTTTATGGAATAAAAGGTGAGACTTATTTTTTTATTTGCGATACCCAAACAGGTCCTAATACTATGAAATATGTTTTAGATTATTTAAAATATGAAATTATTGATAGAAGAATAGTTGTTTTCAATTCTCATGCAGATTGGGATCATATATGGGGTAATTGCATATTTGACAAAAATTCTGTAATAATATCTTCAGAAGCCTGTAGAGAGGATATTTTATTTAAAGGAGAGTATGATTTAAAATATAATTATGATTTTATAAATGGTGATGTTGTTTTAAAACTTCCAGATATAACTTTCGAAAGTAAGTTATTTTTTGATTCTGAAAGTATTGAATTTTTTTATTTGCCAGGCCATACTATTGGAGATTCGGTTTGTTTTGATAAGAAAGATAGAATAATGTATATAGGTGATTTAGCTGAGGTTCCTATTCCTTGTATTGGCTATCATGATTTGAAAAGATTTAAGAGTAGTCTTGAATGTTTACTTGATTATGATGATGTCATCTATTTAACTACTCATTCTAAAATTGTTGATAAAAGCCTTATAATGCAAAATATAGATTATATAGAAAGTTTAATAAAAGGAAAAGATATAAGTTCAAAAATTATTGAAGAATATCCAGATGTTGTCAATATTGATAAGATCAATAGAATCAATGTTCTCATGGATGAATTAACTGAGAATGAAAAGATAAAAAAGAAAGAT is part of the Oceanotoga teriensis genome and harbors:
- a CDS encoding DNA alkylation repair protein, whose product is MTSGDVLAIMQERGTEQNKKIYIKHGSGNKTLGVSFKDIKEIQKNIKKDHELSWELWKTEIPDAQILATMIADPKLMTEYQINKWIKDINYYVLADYFSSLISRTPFWMKKVKQWTNSEKEYIRRCGYGIISNYCKNSKEKDIDFLKAYLIKIEAEIHNSKNRAKEMMNNALISIGFFTPELKNMAIEAAKKIGNIEIDHGETKCKTYNAFEYLTKKEKFKKFKN
- a CDS encoding DUF3656 domain-containing U32 family peptidase; the protein is MKVELLAPAGNFESMKAAFSNGADAVYLGGKSFNARSSANNFDDDELKMAINYAHLRDKKVHITFNTLINDFEIDKAIKYLDYIYSINADAIIVQDTTIAYIIKNRYPDLPIHASTQMSVHNTQTAKLLKEAGFTRIIPARETSLRDIENIINNVDIEIETFIHGALCVSYSGQCLMSSLIGGRSGNRGKCAQPCRMQYSLVKLKEDKIIKDAYILSTRDLNTIDKIPQLIKSGIKSFKIEGRMKKPQYVATVVNAYRKAIDSYYENTNKLSNKDIEDITQIFNRTFTKGYTFNEYGNEIVNTNRPDNRGLELGRTISYDSYKKLLKIKLIRELNLKDGIEVIDPINTNKGTRIDKIYIDDKEVQNAQKDEIVEIPFKFFMDKNLIINKTYDEKLNDKAKKSYDEDLKVPLNIEMTIIKNNPIELILKYKNLKINQKSDFIVEKSEKKPTSKENIEKNISKLGNTPYFANSIIIKGDEDIFIPISKINELRRNAIEELDKKRLSYSKEIKNFNLIKKSRSENALELNMSIINPEQFINNDRGNTYLYNFKNYNLKENTIPAYSRITENDEIEEIKKQNINSDKIMVGNPGLINIFKNKQIILDYSFNIFNSYSHKIWNNENIKKITLSPEMNIYQMQRFVENTDIDYEVIIYGRIPAMISKYCAISSQSGPDKPKCNLCKESDYSLIDKKYYEFPIITDLKCRMHVLNSFPLNLYNKINEMKEKGIKKYRLFFTNEKKSEIEKTYSLFSDLIFNENYNLEYEEEILASTTKGHYFSDI
- a CDS encoding MBL fold metallo-hydrolase — encoded protein: MNVERIGNRGYIFDFNEYETTLTDTIVYGIKGETYFFICDTQTGPNTMKYVLDYLKYEIIDRRIVVFNSHADWDHIWGNCIFDKNSVIISSEACREDILFKGEYDLKYNYDFINGDVVLKLPDITFESKLFFDSESIEFFYLPGHTIGDSVCFDKKDRIMYIGDLAEVPIPCIGYHDLKRFKSSLECLLDYDDVIYLTTHSKIVDKSLIMQNIDYIESLIKGKDISSKIIEEYPDVVNIDKINRINVLMDELTENEKIKKKDGEDFDLFEFELSVFKDMGYTDLKKVDHNFLINLDYDEFKKFIINKIKKGL